The Apium graveolens cultivar Ventura chromosome 6, ASM990537v1, whole genome shotgun sequence genome contains a region encoding:
- the LOC141667590 gene encoding uncharacterized protein LOC141667590 — translation MSCVVYVILFLSLHACKGRSLGLHTNKGDFTGMNVHNSNLQHFGDGELQAQENNFAETGQSNIEQSLACAVPVKENPFEETLTKKITKGWRRQALSTSGSEEHEFEGTADPNGKDIIEDVVVMDYAQPHRKPPIHNIKD, via the exons ATGTCTTGTGTTGTTTATGTCATCCTATTTCTTTCTCTGCATGCATGTAAAGGCCGCAGTCTAGGCCTACATACTAACAAAGGCGACTTCACTGGCATG AATGTGCATAACTCAAACCTTCAGCACTTTGGAGATGGGGAACTTCAAGCACAAGAAAATAATTTTGCTGAAACTGGCCAATCAAATATTGAACAGAGTTTAGCTTGTGCAGTTCCTGTCAAGGAGAATCCCTTTGAGGAAACCCTAACCAAAAAAATAACAAAG GGATGGAGGAGGCAAGCATTGTCAACATCGGGATCTGAGGAGCATGAATTTGAGGGAACTGCAGACCCTAACGGAAAAGATATCATAGAAGATGTAGTAGTTATGGATTATGCACAACCTCATCGCAAGCCTCCCATTCACAACATAAAAGACTAG